Genomic window (Oryza sativa Japonica Group chromosome 3, ASM3414082v1):
AGTGACGAAGAGCCGGGTCTGATGGCTCCTCCGTGACTCCGCCTCTCTCCAAGTCGACGATTGTCCTTCTCCCCGCTACACCCCGCTTGCGCCCTCCCGTCGGTTGCCGCCCCTCTACAAATCAGTGGCCACTCGCTTGCGCCCTCCCGTCGGTTGCCGCCCCTCTCCAAATCAGTGGCCACCCTTCTCCCCACCACTCTCCTATAAATAAGAGTTGCcagctgatatgtgggcccacatgAGTTCACTTGCCATGTCAACCAAAACCAATATTATACTTTCTAGGACCTCGGATACACCAGAGTTTAGGTACACATTATATTTGGTATTGCAGTTCATGTAATGATTTCAGACAACGACAAATTAAGAAAtataaagtgaacttattcctttaaaaaaatgaaactgcTCCGAATTTAGACTTCAAAAAACTTATGGTGAGGGCCAAATACAGAGGAAGGAGTAAAGCAGTACAACGGTAAACGAATATGCAAAAGCAGTCAGAAAAGAAAGATGACGGAGAATACCATGCATATCAGCTTTATGTttctaaacaaaaaaaaaaattactcagAGCCAAACGGCTTCCAGTACAAGCATATTTTTATACATGGTAAACTTTAAATAAACATTATCCCAGGATTGGTACAACCTGTACGCATAAACCAAAGAACAGAAAAATAAACAGAAAACAAGAAACCTGTGGATTTATGCCGCTATAGCACCTTCCACAAAACTCGTCATTTTCTTTTATTGCCTACCGCAGATTCCACCATATAATATCTAAAGTTGAATGGTCTTTCATTCAACTTATTCTAATTACTGAATCTTCTATATTATCAGGTGCAGGCAGTGTGGTAATAAAATGATAACTGTATAACTATCGAAAAATGTGAGAGAGACATCAACTTTTTTCAGCAAGGCTTTCATAGAAGAGTATGTAGCCGTTATCAGTGTTACCACTGAACTCTTGTGCTGAGCCAAAGAATGTCTGTACCATGGACTCATCAGTCATCTCAACATTCTCGTCGTCGAAGAACAACCAGTGGTTGTGGCTCTTCACTAAGCTGATATAGTGGCCATGATTTGGTCCACTTCCAACATGAACTAGCACAGCAAAAAGGGAATATTCCAAGTCTGAGTTGTCAACAGTATTGATAAGTTTAAGCTCCAGAGGGAAAACAACTCGATATGATAGCTTTTTGTAGCGACCAAGCTGTTCAATATACTTGAAGCGCTTGAGATGAATTACAAGAATGTTTGGTGGTTTCTTTATCTTCATTCTTTTCTGTGCTTCTTGCAAACTGAAATTACGAACAATTTCCATCACAGTCAATATGACAAACGATAGGAAAACGCATAGTTTTCGTTAACATTCAAGTCATGCTACATTTCCTAACCCAGACGCTTCAGGTGCTAGTGTTTGGTTTGTCAAGCAAAATAGGAAGAGATAATAACTGACGATTAGAGTTCAGATGCAGCTGAATTGAATCAACTAGATGACATTGATACCACATGAGAAAGCAACACAAAATCAAAGGGACTGACATACCTGCAGCATTTGTCACAGAAGAACTTATCCTCAGCATTCAGAGTCTCAGTCGAGCTGAAGTTTTTAAGACAGCTGGTAATTGAACTATTCTGTTCAATATCCAGACTTAGGTCAAAAAACGTTTCATCTCTATCAGTCACAGTCTCACATCTTAGACATCTTGTTTCATTAGTCAATATGCCctaccaaaaaagaaaagaacaagagGGCTCATCTCCAATACTGTAGCAAGCACTAAAATTGGAGTGCACTTGCACATGCAAAAAAACATATTGGCAGAAACGGATAGAAACTCACCTGGAAGCATTTGTGGACCAAAGTAGGAACTGGTTCTTTTTTAGTACCATTGAGTTGAACATTTATAGGCCCGTTTGAATTCTTTTTCAAAGAGGAATTTTCACAAGGTTCTGCAACAACTTTAGATTCTTTCTCTAGGATGTCAACTAGCTCATTAAGcaaaaaattcagaaattcaTGTGCATCCTGTAAAATACAAATAGTATTTTCAGTCCATGGTGAGCTCCCGAGTATATAGATCAAAAAGATAATATCCACAAAAATAGTAAAGTACCATAGAATTGGCATAAATACACATATATTATAGGTATTCTACAATGCTTAAGTTAGCCAAACAACTCAGGATGCTATTGACAACTAAACAAAATAAAGATGGACTCTGAATAAAAGGACTGGGACCAAGCCAATTCTACACCATTAACAGTTTGCCATTTATAGTATCTCATCCTTATGTAGATACATCTTAAGTGCTATCTTGCAAATTCACATGTGGTCTATGAGGGATATCAAGATGGTCAGATTTAGATATACTCTTTTTTGGGGAATACCAGATTTAGATAGACTCAAGGCGGTGTTATCCCTTACACTTACACATGACCTCTCAGTATGCGAGGGGGTTAATGGAATATGTTCATTCATCCAGAACCTAAAGTACATGTAAAGTCTACTGCATACATATCACATCCAACATTCATATTCTCAGTTTGTAGGAGCACCTCATTCAGCCGGGCCCGGTAAAAAGAAGTTTGTAGAAGCACCTAAGATAGGCTTGTAGTAGGTATCCCTCCTACTTATTTTTAGGTTCTGTCAATCTAGAGTAAGCTGCTTATTGTAAATAATTAATATAGATACAATGGATTTAATGCTACACATCTATCCTACAAAACATCAAGAAGAAATGCACAGACCACAGAGTTgttcacaagtcacaacaacAAATTGTGCAGAAATCCGCCTGGGGCCAACTGACTTAATCCTAAGGGCCAGAGCAAGAGATCATAGCGTGATCACATTTTTGCTTAAAACCACAGAATAAACATTGGCAAATGCACCATTCAAAAAATGTTACCTGGTGCATATAGCTGCGAAAAATCTCATTTTGTTTCTTCAGTCGTTGTATGAAACGCTTAGGAGCGATAACACCTGTTTTCTTCTTCTGGTTGCTGATCTGCATGAGCAAAGGtcacaaataattatttttgttacagTACATCATGCACACAGCTCTTAGTGTACTCCAGTGCAGTCGtttcctctttatttttttctttttattttgtggAATATAATTTAATCACTTCTATAAAACTGTAAAATTCTAAACAAGCAATAGGCCTCAGGTTAAAGGGAACTGCCCCACACAGACTTTTGGGCATTGCTCCAAAGTCCAAATGGATGAACTTGACAGAAGCTCCACTCTAAGATGCATTGCTCCAGAGTACAAATGGAAGAGAAGATCCACTCTAAGAGGTGTTTATCTTTTTTGAATTGTTAAACCATTCTCAAATCTCAAGGCTGCTTTCAAGGCCACATACCGCTCTGGTGCTACAATGTGCATAACTCTGCTATCTACTATCTTGGACATCACTATTAATAGATGGTAATTAGTTCAAGAAATATACATAGTGTACTAATGGTAGTGGTGGAAAACATGCGTAGTGGATGTAATCCCATGCTATTCAAGATACATGTGGATGTGATAAACTAAATGTTCAgatacatgatttttgtaaaacttCTATATATTGGAGCATATGCAGAAAACTGAGGACAGCATAACAGTTATAACAATCAATAGCTGCAGTGGTACCTGAGAGAACAGGTCAGCTAAGCACGTTAACATATTGTCTTCGACATCTCCGGTGCTTTTATTATTTGCATAGTACTCCAGTAATTGCTCACGGAAAGGAACACAAAAGTAAAGTGCCTGCAACAGAACGAAACAATAATTAGGCCCATGACCTCAGGAATACATATAAATAAAATCaagataatatatattattatcTTCCTTATTGCAATGTTTCTGattaaaccccccccccccctctaaaTTCCAAATAAACCTCCTACATATGAACCGAAGATCTGATCATTATGTCATACACCACGAGTAACCTCGATTCCCCATTGCCTAACGCAACTAGACGGATGTTATGAAACATGAAGGGGGTCAGCATCATCAGATAAACACAAAAAATTTCTCCACATAATCGCAACAATGACCTCGCAGAACCTCCACCATTCCCCAACCATCACGCGCACAAATCCCACACAGGACCGCGCCCTCTGATGCATCCATCACCGGATCACATTTTCCGCGCCACGATCCCGCGAAGATCGCATCTCTCCCAACCGCAGGCACGCATCATATACACAGCAAATCCCACAAACGGGGGAAAACTACGGCCATCCGCCTCCGGAGAGGGGTCCAACGATTTccggcccccccccccccccccccccccgctcggCGCCATACCTGCAGGACGCTGTTGCAGTAGCAGGTGTTGCCGAAGTTCTCGAGGCCGAAGTAGCGCTCGCCCTCGGGGAACTGCTCGCCCAGCGCCTTCTCCAGCCTAGAGCTCGCCGCgcccatcaccgccgccgccgcccgcgccaggCAGCTCCCATTTGCATGCCGGACTCCGGCCGGTCGATCGATCGCAGCACGGCCGCGCGCCGCGTTGCGAGGCAGAGGTGTCAGTATTGGTTTTCTCGTTGGGATCGGAGGTTGGAAGTTGGAACTGATCGGAGGAACGGATGGATGGTCagggggaggaagggagagtAGAGGGGGAAGGACCAGTAAAAGGCGTATTTCCGAGCTCCCGTGTCCGGGAATTCTGACGTGTAtatatcttttccttttttgagAAAGAAAAACCGACCTACTTCGTTATCTCTATCTCAATTCGACGGTAAAGATGTCGCCAATGGCTCGAGTCTTGAAAAGCTGATAGAAATTGCGGCCAAATATTTTGTTAAAGAGTGTGTTACTCCCTATAGAAAAGTTAGTATCGGTTATGACTTTTAACTGAGGCAGGTTCACAAAACCGAACCATTTCTAACCATGGAATGAAGGCGGGTTGTTTTTCTAGATTTCATGAAAAACTGTTGACTATCGAAGAAATCCAACTAAATTTTGTTGGAAGTTTAAAATCCAACTTGGATTCTTTTGAAATTGACTAAGAAATTGAGTGGTTTTTTTTCCAAGACGACCCAggaatttctctttttttttttgcaaaaaatcaTCTAGTTTTCATCGGTAATGTTACTCATATAAACCTTGGACCGAGGCACATGACTTTTGACTGTTATTTTTAATCCATATAAAATCGAATAGATTTGGATATAAGATATTAGTAAACTATTTTGATTATAAATATAGTGAAAAAACTACCAATTATAATCGATAATTACATCTAGTGTTCACCTAGACGCTAGACAGACGGTGACCCATGGTCTAGAGTTAGCCAGTCTAAACGATATACCGTACAATATATTGTCAACATC
Coding sequences:
- the LOC4331901 gene encoding ubiquitin carboxyl-terminal hydrolase 3, producing the protein MGAASSRLEKALGEQFPEGERYFGLENFGNTCYCNSVLQALYFCVPFREQLLEYYANNKSTGDVEDNMLTCLADLFSQISNQKKKTGVIAPKRFIQRLKKQNEIFRSYMHQDAHEFLNFLLNELVDILEKESKVVAEPCENSSLKKNSNGPINVQLNGTKKEPVPTLVHKCFQGILTNETRCLRCETVTDRDETFFDLSLDIEQNSSITSCLKNFSSTETLNAEDKFFCDKCCSLQEAQKRMKIKKPPNILVIHLKRFKYIEQLGRYKKLSYRVVFPLELKLINTVDNSDLEYSLFAVLVHVGSGPNHGHYISLVKSHNHWLFFDDENVEMTDESMVQTFFGSAQEFSGNTDNGYILFYESLAEKS